AATTTTAACGTCTTGTAAGCCCAGTCGATAATGAGTATAGTCAGCAGCGATTTGTAACCAAGAGAATATTGGAAGAAAAATGACGCAGACAAATTTGAGCCCGGCCCATCTGGCAGCAGCGGAAATTAAGACACGTGTTCCTGACTTCAGCCCAGCCATTGGTATTGTTTTAGGCTCCGGCTTGGGCAGTTTTGCTGAACAATTGGAAAATGCCGTATCCATTGACTATGCCGAGCTACCCGGCTTTCCCAAAACCTCCGTGCACGGTCACGGCAGCAAGCTGGTTCTGGGTTATTTGCATGGTGTTGGCGTGGTGTGTTTGCAAGGCCGTGCCCACACGTACGAAGGCGTCGATTACAGTGTTGTAAAAACGTATGTCCGTACGTTAAAATTACTGGGTTGTGAATATTTTTTCGCCACGAACGCCTCCGGTTCTTTACGGGAAGACGTCGGTCCCGGGGAATTAATGCTTATTACCGACCACATCAACCTGCAACCCGGCAATCCATTGGTTGGACCGAATGATGAGGAATTTGGCCCACGCTTTTTCCCACTGGATAATGCTTACGACAAAGCCACGCGTCATACGCTGCTGCAAATTGCCCTAAAGGAACACATTAATCTTCATCAGGGTGTGTATTTATCCATCTTGGGTCCGAATTACGAAACCGCAGCAGAAATCCGTGCTTTCCGCATCTGGGGCGCGGATGCCGTGGGCATGTCGACCGTACCTGAGGTGCTGGTGGCCAACCATTGCGGCATGAAGGTTGCGGTGATTGCAACCATCACCAATTATGCCACTGGTTTAGCCAGTTGCAGCCACAGTCATGAAGCGGTAGTCATGATGGCGTCCCAAGCGGCCGAAAAATTAAACCGCCTGGTTAAAACCTTCATTGCAGGACTTGCATGACCATCGAAAGCGAGTACAGTCGGACACTTCAAGATCTGGAGCGTGACCAAAACCAGCGCATTGTAAGCGCTGAAGAAATACTCACGCTGCTTGATTTGACGCTGCTCGATACCGGGGCGGACGAACAGGCTCTGTCGCAATTCGTGGAAAAAATAACCCGTTACCCAGTCGCTGCTGCCTGTGTTTACCCCCAGCATTTGCTTCAGCTGCCTCAAAATCTGCCGCTTAAGCGAGCCACAGTCGTGAATTTTCCCGAGGGTCTTCAGCCGCTGGCAGCAGTTGAAGCGGATGCCCGTCTGGCCATTGACGAGAGGCAAGCGGATGAAATGGATTATGTTTTCCCTTATACGGATTATTTAAAGGGGAAAACAGCCCAGGCCCTTAACCATTGCCGGACGCTCTACGAGCTTTGCCGGAATAGGCAGGTTGGCTTTAAGGTTATTCTTGAAACAGGCGCCTTCCCTTCAGTCGCCACCCTTTACCGGGCTTGCCGCGAGATCATTGAACAAGGTTGCGATTTTTTAAAAACCTCAACCGGAAAGATAGCGGTCGGGGCTACACCGCTTACGGCTTTTACCTTACTGAAAGCCATCCATGACAGCAACTCGCCCTGCGGAATTAAGGTGTCCGGTGGGGTAAAACAGAAATCACACGCCTTAACCTTCATTCATCTGGCAGAATATTACCTGGACAAAGCAGTTCATAAAACCTGGTTCAGGATTGGCGCCAGTAGCCTATTGGATGAGCTTACGCAATCCCCTTAGTCGCGTGGCATTGCCTGCTTAGTCCCAAGCCTCCCTCATCCGGGTTCGGATGGATGCGTAAGCCTATTCCTCATTATTTAAGCAGGGCATCGAGAACCAAGCCTACCCAAAGAATCAGACCATACCCACTGTTTACCGAAAACGCCTTTAGGCAAGCGTCTTCCTTTCTCTCAGAGATAAGCCATTGCTGATACAGGAGCAGCCCTCCACCTGCTAACCAGCAGAGAAAAAAAGGCAGCGACAGGGAAGAAATAAAACCTAACAACAGCCATAAACCATGCAGAATGGCGTGCAGGACTCCAATGATAAATGTATCCCATTGTGCGAAGTAAATGGCCGTGGACTTGACGCCTATGCGTAAATCATCCTGTCGGTCGACCATGGCATATTCCGTATCATAAGCCACAATCCAGGCAAAATTAATCACAACTAACAGCGTCATGGAAAAATCCACTGGGCGATGCAGGGCGGCAAATGCCATCGGGATCCCCATCGAAAACGCCAACCCCAAAACCAGTTGCGGACAGGCAATAATTCGCTTGCAAAACGGGTACACCCACGTTAAAAACAAGGCGACAAAGGCATAATAAAAACAGGCATAAGGCAATTGCAGCAGAATGAATAACGCCAGACACAACAATACGATCAGCGTGCCTATTGCCTGCCGAAGCGTCAATTGACCGCTGGTTAAGGGCCTTTCCCGTGTGCGCTGCACGTGGCAATCAATGTGCCGATCGGCAATATCATTCATGACGCAACCAGCAGCGCGCATGATGACCGTGCCCAAGAAAAAATAAAAAAGCAGTGCGACAGACGGCGTCCCCTGAGAACCTATCCATAACGCCCAGGCTGTTGGAGCCCACAGTAACAACGTGCCAGCGGGTTTATGAAAACGCATCAAACGCAGATAAGATCGTACATCCATCAGATTACTCGCAAAAGTCCAGGTAATAAAATTTCAATTAGGTTAAACGGGTATTTCTCAGCAATCCTAAATTCGGACAGGCGAATCCAAAGCAAGGATTCATTCTGAGTCAACGCCCGGTCTGGCCAATAATATTCCATGCAACTTGCGTTCACCGCATAATAATCAGTACGGACACGCACTACCTCCTCTGTGTAAAAAACGAGCGAACCTAAGGACTCTTGCCGCAATCGCGCAAAAAAAGACTGATTTTTTAACCAGGTACTCCCCGGTATGATGGTACGCCCATACCAGCAAGGCGTCTTTGCAGCGGAAACAAGCACCTCGCGCTGAACGACCGTGGCCAAGGTCAAACCGAGAACTGACTTTTCCCACCAGCCGGTTGCGACCCAGTCCTGCTTTAACACATGAAGGGTAACCTTACCCGCCGTCTGTCGCAATTTGGCGGATAGCTCGTCTGCGTGCGTCAGCCAGGGAAGCAAAGCGCCAGGCGGCTTAAATGAACGGGTCAGTGCTGGTAGAATTTCAAATGGCATAAGCAATCAGCGGCTAGCAAAACGCTTGCAGTATAGCATTGAGGACTGAGAGAATACAGAATGCGAATCGATGCGGATTAAGGACAGTTCATTTTAGCAATGCTTAAGCGACCGCTGGACGTTATGGCTAACGAACGGGCATTATTACCGCTGCAACCTGCAGCAGAGATAGTCATATTCAACGCACCGCTGGTCACGAAGCCCGAACTGTCATAACTGACTATCCCCAGATTGGCGTTGACGGTTGTGCCCGCTGGTAGCGCTTCCTGGATTTTAACCACATCGGCCGCTGAATCGATTGTATTATTGTTATTGGCGTCAAGAAAGACAATCCAACCCTGCGCCCATTGCGCACCATTACCGCAGGCATTTAAAGCGGCATTGGCGGCTGGACAAACCGAAACACGAATACCCCGCTTGATGGCTTCCATGCGCGCATAACTGAAACTGGCAGATAATTTATTGGCCATACCCACGGCCTTGTTGTTTTGAATTAACGAATAATAGGCTGGAACACCCACAGCCATAAAAATTCCTGCCACAGCCAGGGTGACCATAAATTCTGTCAGGGTAAACCCCGCTCGGCACGTCCCTTTCAAAATAATCACCGTTTTCCGAAAATTCTGTATAAATTATAGGCTATTTTGGTATTAAATGTAATGAACAACGCGTAATCGGCCCAGCCGATTGATAATAACCCGACCCAGTTCAACCCCTTGATAAGAAATGGAAAAATAGCCATTAGCTGCGGCATGGCGGAGGGTGTGGCTAAAAACCAATGCGTCAGGCGAATGAAAACCAGACCAGGTAATGGTCAATGGACTGCCTGGGTCGTGCCACTCATACACCACCTCCTGATGGTTGAAGCGATGCTCGCCAGGGTCTTTAAAAAGCACCATGCCCTTTGCCCAGTTGCCCTGCTCCATAGGGTGTAAAATCAGCACAGAACGCTTAACCAGGGCTTGATTACGGGCGTAATGCATGGCTTGCGTCAATCGATGCTGCGCCACGGTCAGTTGCGTTTTAAGCTGGTTATTTGCATTCATTCCCAGATAAAAACTCAACAACAGGGTGAACAAGGCCAGACTGACCAATAATTCAACAAGACTGAAAGCCTGTTGCCTGCTGTTCGTCGTCACTGGACAATCGTTGTTTAACCAAAAGTAAATCGCTAAATGCGTGTTTTTTATCTTTTGGATTGCGTAAAAGATAGGCCGGATGATAAGTAACTAAAAAAGGAATCGCATGATAAGAGTGTAATTTAGCCCTCATCTGATTCAAAGGCGTAGTTTTACCCATGAGAAATTGCCCGGCAAAACGGCCCAGGGCGAGAAGCACTGCAGGTGACACCAATTCAATTTGCTGTACCAGGTAGTCGCGGCACTGGTCAATTTCGTCTGCCATTGGATCACGATTATCCGGTGGACGGCATTTTAAGACATTGGCAATGTACACCTGTTGTTCGTCTAACCCAATACTCTTTAACATGCGATCAAGCAACAGGCCAGCCTTGCCGACAAAGGGCTTTCCCTGTTTATCCTCATAAAATCCCGGCGCCTCGCCAATAATCATGAGCTTTGCAGCGGGATTACCGCGGGAAAAAACCGTATTGGTACGGGTATCGGCAAGCGGGCACCGTCTGCAGGAAGCCACAGCCGTCATCAATTGCTTTAATTGCTTTTCGCAGCCTGCGTGGTGCTTACGTAAAATCCAGGGCTCTATCCCCATCTGTTGTAGATAATAATGATTTAAATGATTCGACATGCCACCTTATACCTGTTTTCGATGAAAAAAAGCGACAATTCTCGTGGACATAAACCGGGGAGAAAGTTTCGCGGCAAAAAACAGAATTTTATTCATTATACCGGGAATAATAAATAATTGATTGCTATTTAATCCGCTATAAGCCTTACGGGCGACTTTTTCCGCACTCATTAAACCAATGATGCCACGGGCAAGCCAGGAGCCCTGCATGTGGGCTCTTTCCATAAAGGCACTTTCTGTTGGACCGGGGCACAGAATAGCAACCGTTACCCCATGCGGCTTTAATTCATAGGCCAAAGCCACTGAAAGGGAAATCACATAGGCTTTCGTAGCATAGTAAACCGACATGCGCGGCCCCGGTTGAAAACCAGCCGTTGAGGCCACCTGTAAAATTTTCCCCCGACCCAGTTTGCTGAAACGGACGGCGTAATGGTGGGTCAGCTCGGTCAGACAAACCATGTTTAATTGCATCATGGCGTTGACTGTGCCCCCATCCATGTCGACAAAATCGGCCAGGCAACCGATGCCGGCATTATTAATCAGGCATTCAATATCCAGTTGTTTTGCTTCAAGGGCATTGATCAGATGCTCTGCGCTACCAGGATGACTTAAATCCATGGCCACGCTGTCAGCCTGAATACCAAATTTTAATCGAAGCGTGGCCGCCAGTTCATTAAGCCGCGCCTCCTCACGGGCCACGAGAACCACATCATGCCCCTGCCTTGCAAATTCAAACGCTATGGCTTGTCCTATTCCCCGTGAAGCCCCAGTAATCAGTGTCCTCATAGTGATCATCCGTATAAATGAGTTCATCTCCCTGCCCCTTCGTTACTGTCTGCAGAGGCTCCTCTTTGTTCTTTAAGCTGTAACAGATAACGCGGGCCGTGTTTAGATTACCGGTCTGGAAGGCCTTAAACAATCGGTTAGCCTGTTCGGGAGTTAAATCCCAATTTCCATAGAACACCAATTCGTCGGTCATCCATTGGCTATTGAGAATGGCCTCATAGCATTTCAACTGCTGGCATTGCTCCTTTAACGATTCGACATTTAACCTCGATGTGATGTGTTTAAGGATAGCAAACAACACATGCACTTCCCCATTGATTTTAAGCAGCATGTCAAGGCTTTGATGGGGATTAGTCAAGGCAAAGGAATGCCTGGCCATTTTATAGATTTTCAAGTCAGCTGGCTTTTTAAAAACACAGGTAGGTAATTTTAAAAAAATGGGAAACAGGCATTCAAAAATCTGCATGTTGCACAACGTGTTGACGCGACGAAGCCAAGAGGAAAGCCCTGAATTAAAAAAGTCACTGTCCAGAGCAGACGATACCCTTATTGGCGCGGGCCTGGGTTCCGGGAAATGACGTTCACGTATCTCGTTCAATTTCTCATCCGTCATCCCCCGTTTCAGGGCAATGGCAGCAAGACGCTCAAACCAGTCTTTGCGATTACGAAAGCAGGTAAAATAAAGCGCCTCCTCGATACTGGCAAAATTGGCATACATGTGCTCTTCATTACGCGCCTTCATGCTTTGGCTGGTGTTATAACGAGGGGCAATGTAATTCTTTACCGCGTCCTCACCATTCTTAACCAGCATCGCCTGCTCTTCCGGGGTAATATTAAACTGGGTGGCTGACACATTCCCCGTAGGCAAGAGGACCACTTGATTACTGTGCTGCATCAGCCTTAAGCGATCCTGCTCCCAGCCGCTGACCGGATCTTTCACCCCGGTTAGGAAACCATAAATCCAATTCCAGATAAAATTTTCGCGATAGATACGATCCACCAGCTTGTCAATTAAACCCCGTTCACAGCCATTGTCAAATTGGAAAGCAAGCAAACTTAAACAATTGCCGTATTCTGACGTCAATAACGTGGAATGATTGTCATGAAAGACATTGGTTGGAAGATTGTTTAATACGCCGCCATCATTGTACCGTTCGCCTTCAAAAATGGTGGGTTTAAAAACCACAGGCAGGCTGGCCGAAATAGTCACTGCCGCACTGACTTCAAGATCTGGCGAGGTAGTAATCGAGAAATAACGGGTTTTACGCTGCGGCATGTTGGTGGCGGTAACGATCAGCTCGTTGCCAAGTCCACAATCCGGGTAACGTTCTTTAAGCGCTTTAAGCGAGGCAAAGGTGATTTTATTATTATAAAGCACTTC
This Legionella sp. MW5194 DNA region includes the following protein-coding sequences:
- a CDS encoding purine-nucleoside phosphorylase, producing MTQTNLSPAHLAAAEIKTRVPDFSPAIGIVLGSGLGSFAEQLENAVSIDYAELPGFPKTSVHGHGSKLVLGYLHGVGVVCLQGRAHTYEGVDYSVVKTYVRTLKLLGCEYFFATNASGSLREDVGPGELMLITDHINLQPGNPLVGPNDEEFGPRFFPLDNAYDKATRHTLLQIALKEHINLHQGVYLSILGPNYETAAEIRAFRIWGADAVGMSTVPEVLVANHCGMKVAVIATITNYATGLASCSHSHEAVVMMASQAAEKLNRLVKTFIAGLA
- a CDS encoding deoxyribose-phosphate aldolase, whose product is MTIESEYSRTLQDLERDQNQRIVSAEEILTLLDLTLLDTGADEQALSQFVEKITRYPVAAACVYPQHLLQLPQNLPLKRATVVNFPEGLQPLAAVEADARLAIDERQADEMDYVFPYTDYLKGKTAQALNHCRTLYELCRNRQVGFKVILETGAFPSVATLYRACREIIEQGCDFLKTSTGKIAVGATPLTAFTLLKAIHDSNSPCGIKVSGGVKQKSHALTFIHLAEYYLDKAVHKTWFRIGASSLLDELTQSP
- the ubiA gene encoding 4-hydroxybenzoate octaprenyltransferase; translated protein: MDVRSYLRLMRFHKPAGTLLLWAPTAWALWIGSQGTPSVALLFYFFLGTVIMRAAGCVMNDIADRHIDCHVQRTRERPLTSGQLTLRQAIGTLIVLLCLALFILLQLPYACFYYAFVALFLTWVYPFCKRIIACPQLVLGLAFSMGIPMAFAALHRPVDFSMTLLVVINFAWIVAYDTEYAMVDRQDDLRIGVKSTAIYFAQWDTFIIGVLHAILHGLWLLLGFISSLSLPFFLCWLAGGGLLLYQQWLISERKEDACLKAFSVNSGYGLILWVGLVLDALLK
- a CDS encoding chorismate lyase, producing MPFEILPALTRSFKPPGALLPWLTHADELSAKLRQTAGKVTLHVLKQDWVATGWWEKSVLGLTLATVVQREVLVSAAKTPCWYGRTIIPGSTWLKNQSFFARLRQESLGSLVFYTEEVVRVRTDYYAVNASCMEYYWPDRALTQNESLLWIRLSEFRIAEKYPFNLIEILLPGLLRVI
- a CDS encoding GspH/FimT family pseudopilin, with amino-acid sequence MKGTCRAGFTLTEFMVTLAVAGIFMAVGVPAYYSLIQNNKAVGMANKLSASFSYARMEAIKRGIRVSVCPAANAALNACGNGAQWAQGWIVFLDANNNNTIDSAADVVKIQEALPAGTTVNANLGIVSYDSSGFVTSGALNMTISAAGCSGNNARSLAITSSGRLSIAKMNCP
- a CDS encoding prepilin-type N-terminal cleavage/methylation domain-containing protein, with amino-acid sequence MTTNSRQQAFSLVELLVSLALFTLLLSFYLGMNANNQLKTQLTVAQHRLTQAMHYARNQALVKRSVLILHPMEQGNWAKGMVLFKDPGEHRFNHQEVVYEWHDPGSPLTITWSGFHSPDALVFSHTLRHAAANGYFSISYQGVELGRVIINRLGRLRVVHYI
- a CDS encoding uracil-DNA glycosylase family protein, with protein sequence MSNHLNHYYLQQMGIEPWILRKHHAGCEKQLKQLMTAVASCRRCPLADTRTNTVFSRGNPAAKLMIIGEAPGFYEDKQGKPFVGKAGLLLDRMLKSIGLDEQQVYIANVLKCRPPDNRDPMADEIDQCRDYLVQQIELVSPAVLLALGRFAGQFLMGKTTPLNQMRAKLHSYHAIPFLVTYHPAYLLRNPKDKKHAFSDLLLVKQRLSSDDEQQATGFQSC
- a CDS encoding SDR family oxidoreductase codes for the protein MRTLITGASRGIGQAIAFEFARQGHDVVLVAREEARLNELAATLRLKFGIQADSVAMDLSHPGSAEHLINALEAKQLDIECLINNAGIGCLADFVDMDGGTVNAMMQLNMVCLTELTHHYAVRFSKLGRGKILQVASTAGFQPGPRMSVYYATKAYVISLSVALAYELKPHGVTVAILCPGPTESAFMERAHMQGSWLARGIIGLMSAEKVARKAYSGLNSNQLFIIPGIMNKILFFAAKLSPRFMSTRIVAFFHRKQV
- the vpdC gene encoding Dot/Icm T4SS effector VpdC yields the protein MARENVLSDLLRRNCTEHPNTRLLQKILLCVHRGWFRINGLAPDNHYTLGDYLLDDERIIFDYTRLSDEAKEKFIHWFLMPHYQDAQKAFLSGVATNDYRGYTAEVGLSWWGRITNLLYYRRKAYHWPLTPLELTLNYQLTGIDICSDKYGLLIGLKQFATENNGSKYRDPEDNQLTPLRNAKRLILTDRLVENLIHDDPGSLNYDEMIFNPHPYAIRVPLHNQRMEEMYEYRQTQRFITTQTWYQRLWRWIKSWYEKPNNEYELEEFKFREKHYQPLIEDDDVTVSERPSTGEILITEKRPELDNMVFCGGGGKIFAHVGAYKACEEAGITPTRFAGSSAGAIMAVLCYLGYSSEEILNFFKEFRQENLIHFDIDSSGMSDTQAVKGALDFMVTQKVNQIIQRYGIDTTAKGRKFLSEEVLYNNKITFASLKALKERYPDCGLGNELIVTATNMPQRKTRYFSITTSPDLEVSAAVTISASLPVVFKPTIFEGERYNDGGVLNNLPTNVFHDNHSTLLTSEYGNCLSLLAFQFDNGCERGLIDKLVDRIYRENFIWNWIYGFLTGVKDPVSGWEQDRLRLMQHSNQVVLLPTGNVSATQFNITPEEQAMLVKNGEDAVKNYIAPRYNTSQSMKARNEEHMYANFASIEEALYFTCFRNRKDWFERLAAIALKRGMTDEKLNEIRERHFPEPRPAPIRVSSALDSDFFNSGLSSWLRRVNTLCNMQIFECLFPIFLKLPTCVFKKPADLKIYKMARHSFALTNPHQSLDMLLKINGEVHVLFAILKHITSRLNVESLKEQCQQLKCYEAILNSQWMTDELVFYGNWDLTPEQANRLFKAFQTGNLNTARVICYSLKNKEEPLQTVTKGQGDELIYTDDHYEDTDYWGFTGNRTSHSV